The DNA segment AAtgctttgtacaaacccactcagcttaggacataacctactgtctaactgaactcctagcctagactgaaaGCAACACTTTCcaaccaacacttgtttaacgtctatgtgtcaaagactacatacacaagtttaatgtctttgtgcaagactcactcagctattcaataagcttaactatctgtatatgtgagtgattgtgtgtgcgtatgtgtgagaactgatatatGAATACAACAAGAAAGTGTtatcacacactgagagaaaaatGCTCCTAAACTGagctgataacactttgaagtgttccttcaaatctgggctgattgcttttGTAAGCAGATATAAGTTGAGCATGcccttcttcttctctcttgTATTTTCGCACACATGTATATGTTTGTTGATGATCTTGATCTGGTATTTATAGAGGTAATGCGATcgtacaccaagactcatcaaatatgttcgttgcaatttgaatttgttccttgaAATGTGTCTGTACTTTCCGGCAGCCATTCTGGAATGTTTTGGATTTAagctttgctgcaacgtccattattgtcctttgactggaaaAAGACTTTTCCTCAATGCGCAGAGCTGGATTCCATTGAATAAGTTTGTCGTattctgcaaactgattgattcctaaccgATGTtctgaactgatcagttggactgatcttgagctggtttggtgaaatcagttggctcgtcagctgaactgatttcactgcttcagttgaactggtcagctgggttcttaatcagttgagctcttcatcagctggccgggcttctgaagttcttctgctgaactgcctatcagctggacaatcagttgaaccggtctttgatatatcagttgaactgtttcaGTTTGGGTGATCAGTTGgcgctttcagtttgcgtctcaaTAGCTccagttttggctcgatagcttctacgcacttaggtaaattcattagaaacaaaattaataagttttgctaacatcaaaatcaagattacgaacatgaaatgttccaacatacaccatatattaaataattaaaaataattattgaaataaaaatatttttctttaattatccccggtctccgttctcgttcgagcgcgaaaaacTAGTAAAAGCTcttatgcatgaaactttaataaaccatgcaattatcatgcattaaatgcataaaaataattaaacacatattttaataaaaaccctAGATTGTATGAAGTCtggttacgtagttcgaatttttTAAATCTTACGGTTGTGTTCAGCAGAAGGTGACAAAATCAAGAACACCAAAACAATGgtacaaaaattaatattactaCCAAAAGGAATGACggaacaaaaattaaaatattatcagTCAATAATCTAAAATGTTACACAATATTCACATCACCAACAACGATTAACGTACTATTGGTTGACACCTGATGCGTGTTTTGTTTCTAAAAGCCGAAGGAACGAAGTAAATGCAAAATAATGAAGTAAATGCTTTGATAATGCTTTGATTAGATATACATCATCgtgattattataataatatgactGTTGGAACATGAAAACAGACTATCGCAAGAAAagtatcttgaatttgatctctattaaatatattaattaatttaccaTTCTCATTCCAATTTACTTTTTACCAAGTATGGAGGTCACACCTTTGGATTTTAGCATTCTCGCCCTCCTTGCAAAAGCTCCCGTCAATAGTTTCAATAAAAATCGTAGTTTTATgctcaaaaaaataaacaaatatctGAAAGTGGAGATATGGAGAGAACATTTTAGTGAACAAATGGCTAACATCCATATTATACACTTAAACTAAATATAAATCATCAAAAAATGATATGTATCGGATAAAATTGCTAATGGATACTTCAAAACAGTAAAAAGATTATATAAAATCATCAAGCAGAGTCTAATGGCTCAGCCTCGgtgtttctttctttcaacGTGGTCCATTCTTCTGTCTCTGGAAATGAGGAAAAACAATCATTAGAACAAGGGAGCATAAAGATTTTATcgcttattttgaaaatttactGCATTAGACTTCAAAAGAGTTGTCAATTTTAGTCGACATGTTACTAACTTGGCTTGTCTCCAATTGCCGATAGCCGTTTTTGTAGAATTGAGGCCACAAAGAGAAAGATGGAGCACATACCAAACATAACTGTGATTGGAAATGCATTAACCTACAAATATTGAAGAGATTGTTAGCATCCAATAGTCGGCTGGAACAACAAAATCGTGATGTTGAAATGGGAATTTCTAATTTGACTTAATTTCTGGGCATAAATCAGCtataaatcatttaatattATCATGTTAAGAAAATACCCAACAGGATCAGCAAGTGGCGATCTGCCTTCGAAGGAAGACTGATTTGGATCAACATTGGGATGGGTGGGAAGGACAAAACTAATAATTAACCAAATAGTGTGGGGGAACGGTGAAATTGTAACAGACGTACATTGTACAACACGATGCAGACAAAGATGTTCAGTGGGATGCGGAAGAAGTTCATAATGGTGCTCCGGGCCTCCTCAGGTATGTATTGGGATCTCATCTTCATGATGGACGGCCAGAAGATACCTACACAAGCTTCAAAAGTACAGAAACCAAGAAGCTGAAGACAGCCTGAGAATGAGATGCCAACCCCTTCCGCATTTGAAGGAGTTATGAAGAACTGCCATAGAGAAGCAACGTGTTATATATTGttcaacaatataaaatcaagtgaaataacATCAGAATCCCGGACATACATTGGTCAGTATGGGGAGCAAAAGCGAGGCAGAAGATATAACAAAAACAATCTGCATGTAGCTCTCCACTTTAACTGTATTGCGGGCCAATAGACGAGCTGCAATTGTGCTTCCCAACATTGAAGCCAACATAAAAGTTGCAAAAATAAATCCATGTGGAATATCTTCGTCATTTGGACTAAGAGCAGGTGTCCAGAGGAACACAAATGTGTACATCGAACCTTCAAACAAAGACTGTATTGCACCAAGCAATGCAATCTTCTCATCTGACAAACATCAAGTTCCAAAAAAGGATTTAAATTAAACAAGAGAGAAATATATTAGCAGGTTTTGCTGTTTGGTGGTAGCAAAAAAAATGAAGTAAGCAACCGAAGTTCAAAGGGAGCAGCTGAAAGTATCGACATCAGGTTACTGCATTGTCTTCTTTAAATTCTTTCGTGATTATATGGAAAAATGGGACCGAAGAACGGTAACCTTTACTTCTCTTTACAGAGCTACTGACTCATTAGAGGAAGATTTTTCATGTAAAAGATTTAAGCATACCAGAGGCAATTGCAACAGCTGCGCCCTTGAATTGAGTAAGCAAGTCCTTGCTCTCTGAAGTGTCTCCATAATTCTCTGTCCACGACGCTAGTATTACAGCCATTCCTATGGCTAGAAATATGGCAGCAGCATCAAAGGGTGATACTGGTCCAAGATTCAAGGTATCCACCAGCAGATTTCCAAACAACCCAGATAAAATGGCAACAAGACCATTGCCGAGAAATATTGCCTTGGAGAAAGTTAATGAGAGCCATTGCTGATCAAAACCCCTCTGCAGATATATATTGAATCAATGATTTCAATCAATAACTATACAGAAGGTAATCATTTTCCGACTCAACAATAAATGAGTTGATGAGTATAATAAATACAGATTTATTAACAAGAAAATTAGCAAATGCAATTTTCCAGATGAGCAGAAGACACAAGATGATAGAAAAGGTAGAGACAATTTCCTTGtattcatatatatacatacatggaCATCTCACCTTGAAGTGCTCTGCCACAAGCCATGACTCAAATGCAGAAAACAAGAGCGATGTGGCAATACCACCCAAAACACGTCCAATCATCAGAACTTTGTAATGAGGAGAATGCTTGGTCATGCAGCTCAGTGTATACGTGATGCAGTAAGTAATACACGCTCTCTTGCGGCCCCTGCAATTTCATCATAATACTCAAATAAGATAATTTGCAAGAATTATTGCAAATATGCTTTATTTCAAGAGGATGCCATACTGTTTATCTGCCAGAGAACCAACAATTGTACCAAACAACATGGAAGACCCAAATCCAGCGATGAAGAGCTGTCCAATTTCACCTTTTCCAAAACCATAAGTAGTGTAAAGGTAGTAAACATATGGACCCTGCAGCCAGTCACCAGCTGTTTACGTGGAATCAACCGTCAGGACAAGTAGAATCATTGTTTGCAAATATCTCGAAGgaccaaaaaaattgaaaaagaatcataatctacaaaaaaaattggaagaaCCAATTAAAGAATTGCCTAAGCTCCTCATCGAGAGTGAATCGTGTAGATTGCATTATCATAATTACAGTTTCGAAAAACACAAAGGATTAAGGAAATCTGAGCACCAAAATACATTCCTCGTTATACAATTACTAAAATAATCAGTAGTTAGTAGTTCAACGCATTTTGTGGATGAAAAATTCCACTCTATTTGACTACAATAAATCATAGCATCACAACCAACCATTCAAGCAATTAAATACAACACTCTTGAGTACCATACATTTCCTCGGCCAAAATCAAAAACCCAAAAACCAACATCTAGATCCACCAAGAATCCAACATGTTCAGTACCAGCCACAAACATCATATTCAAAGCAGATAGCTCGAATCCCAAAAGTTCAACCACTCGGTACATTAGATCACACACCGCAACCTCCAATTCACAAGCAGTAAACACAACTCAACAGCTCACTCTCCCAAAATCACCTCACACAAACCCCCACATCGAGTGGATCTAAAACATTTACAGAAGAAAAGTGAAGCACAATCGAACTATCAAACGAAATCGAATGGCGAAAGAAGGtaatcaaatcaaaacacacacacaaacacaaagTAACAGCATTGactaaatcaaatcaaatcactcGACACAGAATGCCGAATCAATCACCCCGCAGATCCCATAcaacaaaacaaaatttcacTTACCCATCATGAGCGAATAAACAAGCAAGTAATTATTCTTGAACGATTCAAAGATCGAAGAAGTATTAATCCGATCTTTGTTGGTTTTACTCAGCTCCAAAGCAGCCACCACCGCAGCCAGAGCCCCAAACACCAGATAGTAAAACGGCTCCATTTTCCCCAGCGGAGATTTCCCACTTTCTTCTTCCTCGCGGCAATGAGGATAAACAGAGATTAAGAGAGGCAGCAGGCTCAGTACTATAGCTGGGAAAACGTGAGAAATATGTATCTTGATACGCTTTTACACACATACTAAAGCGTGTTCTGTGTACGTAGCTAGAAAACGAGAAAACGcgtttttttctaaatttagcGTTTTAAACACGTGGTGGGTTGTGATTGGCTCGAGTGTTGTCGGCAGTTTGGCTATCGAGCATGTGAAAGGCTGTCATGGGTCCTAGGgcatgtttgataaaatgaaatgGCATGAGAACGAAATGGACATTCTCAGCctcatttcattttttatttactatagtttttaaaatgaaaacacACATTTTAATAGAAATACTTATTGCCACGAACATGGAATAGTCATTTTTAGGGTATTAATTGGGTTTACCCATATCTACACTTATTATAAAGCGTGATCCCGCTCAAATTGGCCACTTTTCTTCCTGGCAAAAGATAACATCCTTTACATGTGTCTCTTAATCCATATCATTGCTTAGGGCCAAAACCACGTGTGATGCACTCTTTCTCCCACCTCACCCTTGCCCTGCTGGTTGCAATTGCTTTTTGtacctcttcattttcttctttttccatTTCCATCTTGTCTTGCCTTTTGTTTTTCCCCCATTTCAGAGCGTCTCTCCCCCATTTCAGACAGCAGCTTCCAAAAAACGTCCGGCTAGGCGTGTTGTTTGAGCCCTCCTTTCTCCGGCTTCTCGGTGTCGCCTTTATTGCGTTTCTTCTCCAGCTCCTCGCCGTCACCTTTACTGAGCTTCTCCTCTACTTTTGCAAATCGGTGGGCTTCTTGCGACTCTTCGGTCTACTCTCTTCTCCTCTTTCTCTTGTTTTTCTGCCTTTTAGATTTGCTTCTTTTTTGGTCGGCCAGCTTCTTTGCCATGCTTTCACATCGTTTACCCATTTCAAACAGCAGCTTCCAAAAAAACGTTCGGCTAGGCACGCTGTTTGAGTCCTCCTTTCTCCAGCTCCTCGACGTCGCCTTCACTGCGTTTCTTCTCCAGCTCCTCGACGTCATCTCTACTGAGCTTCTTCTCTACTTCTGCAAATCGGTGGGCTTCTTGCGACTCTTCGGTCTGCTCTCTTCTCTTCTTTCTCTTGTTTGTCTGCCTTTTAGATTTGCTGCTTCTTTGATCGGCCAGCTTCTTTGCCATGCTTTCACATCGttcatttataaataaaatgagTGAAAAGCATTCGTATGTGATAAAAATACGGTTAAGATGAAATCATGTTTTTTCTtcctaaaaaatttcaaaacaatatTCTATGTATATGTGATGCATCATACATATGAAATCCATGAAAACATAACAGAGACGTCAATCTTTTGTGCCACATTGTAGCTTGGCCAAGTTCACGAGGGCGTGGAGATTGAGCACCTTTTACTTGATTTCATTTGTTGGCGTACGTGTTTAGGGATTAGTGATTTTTGATCTTGCAAGAAGCATTTAGTGGGTTTCATATCTttaagaaataataaaatatgatatctTTTAATGAaattctattaattaattagtacatttagttttatcaaataaattaaagatgCATATATACTTGAGAGACGGGCCATATTCTCTGTGCTGCTACTGACGTTGACGCCATTGCTAGAGGGAACATGAGCCGCGTAATTCCCTGTGTAGTAGTTCAATCCCAAGAAGTCGAAAGACCCTTTCAGCAGCGCCGCTTGGTCATCGGTGAATTCCGGCAGTCTATTTCCTAGAATTTCCCGCATAATCGTCGGATATTCGCCGTAAACCAAAGGATTTATAAACCTACAAAACACgatcaaaaattaattttaggtACGCTTTATATGTTCGTGGTGTGTACCATGTATTGAAAATGGTAATTATACATGATATGTTATTGCAACTCACCATCCATACATAAAATCAAGAGCTCGTTGCGCAGCTTTAATATCGAGTATGTTACTGGAGTAGGGGACAATCCGATGTGTCACTAGAATCACCCCAATTTGCCCTTTCTGAATTGGCtgtaccaaaaaataaaaaatatatattacaattattttactgattttaattataatttactaaaaattcatatattgtaccatattatattattgtatTTACCCCCAAGATTGTAAATTAATGACTTCTCTAGCACAATATGATATCttttaacaataataaaataatgtgGTAGTAACTATTTAATTTGACGTGAGAACTTAATTGTTTCTTCAAATTGGGATTAGAATATAAGAGTCAATTGTACGTCGGCACCTCCCCAA comes from the Primulina huaijiensis isolate GDHJ02 chromosome 8, ASM1229523v2, whole genome shotgun sequence genome and includes:
- the LOC140983270 gene encoding uncharacterized protein — translated: MEPFYYLVFGALAAVVAALELSKTNKDRINTSSIFESFKNNYLLVYSLMMAGDWLQGPYVYYLYTTYGFGKGEIGQLFIAGFGSSMLFGTIVGSLADKQGRKRACITYCITYTLSCMTKHSPHYKVLMIGRVLGGIATSLLFSAFESWLVAEHFKRGFDQQWLSLTFSKAIFLGNGLVAILSGLFGNLLVDTLNLGPVSPFDAAAIFLAIGMAVILASWTENYGDTSESKDLLTQFKGAAVAIASDEKIALLGAIQSLFEGSMYTFVFLWTPALSPNDEDIPHGFIFATFMLASMLGSTIAARLLARNTVKVESYMQIVFVISSASLLLPILTNFFITPSNAEGVGISFSGCLQLLGFCTFEACVGIFWPSIMKMRSQYIPEEARSTIMNFFRIPLNIFVCIVLYNVNAFPITVMFGMCSIFLFVASILQKRLSAIGDKPKTEEWTTLKERNTEAEPLDSA